AGATCGTGGTTATCGCGCCGCATCCCGACGACGAGACGCTGGGCGCCGGCGGCACCATCGCCCGCTTCGCGGCGGAGGGCGCCGAGGTTGCGATCCTGGTGGTGAGCGGCCACCTGCCGCCGGTCTACAAGCCCGAAGTGTTCGAGACGACGCTCCGCGAGGCCAATGCCGCGTTCCAGGTCATGGGCGTGGCGCACAGCGAATTCCTCCGCATCCCCGCGACCAAGGTGCATGAGACGCCGGTCGCCGAGCTGAACGGCGCGATCCACGGCTTCGTCCGCCGCCACGCGCCCGATACCGTGTTGATGCCGTTTCCCGACCGTCACATCGACCATCGCGCGATCTTCGACGCCTGCGTCGTCGCCTGCCGGCCTGTCGGCCCCGCCTTCCCGCGGACCGTGCTGTGCTACGAGACCCTGTCCGAGACGCATTGGAACGTGCCGGGGATCGAAGCGTCCTTCGTGCCCGAATACTTCGTCGACACCACCGCCTATATGGACAAGAAGCGCGCGGCGCTGTCCGCCTATGCCTCGCAGATCGACGAAGCGCCATCGCGCTCGATCGAGGCCTGCATGGCGCTGGCGAAATTCCGCGGCAGCCAGAACGGCTGCGGCTATGCCGAGGCCTTCAAGGTCGTGCGCATCGTCGTTTAGAGTCTGTTGTGATTGGTTTGAATCACGACTGTCATCCCGGCCAAGCGATGCGTCAGCATCGCGCTGAGCCGGGACCCATTGCGCAAGCGTCTCGATGGATCCCGGCTCTCGCTCCGCTCGGCCGGGATGACATTTGCGTAAGACGGATCGCAACTTGTTCTATCCGCGCTTCTGGATCAGCCGCGCGCCCGGCGCGACGTCCTTGGTCACCACGGAGCCTGCCGCGATCATCGCGCCGTCGCCGATGGTCAAGGGCGGCACGATCAGCGCGCCGGAGCCCACGACCACGCGTGCGCCCACCGTCGTGGCCAAGCGCCTGCCGGCGTCGTAATTGCAGAACACGACGCCCGCGCCGACGATCGTCTCGTCCCCCAGCACCGCATCGCCAATGAATGCGCGATGCGAGATCTTCACCCCCGAGCCGAAGCGCGACCGCGCCGCTTCGAGATGCGCGCCGAGGATGCAATCGTCGCCCGCCACGCAATCGTCGCGGATGAAGCAGAATGGACCGAAGATGTTGTTCCGTCCCGCCGCCAGCCGCGCGAGAACGGAATGCGCCCGGACATTGCAGCCGGCGCCGAGCGTCACGTCGGTCAACTGGCAACCCTGCTCGACGTTCAGCGGTCCGTCGAGCCGGCAGGTTCCCTGGAACACGACGTCCGGTCCCAGCGTGATCGCGCCGCTGAAGTGCAGGCGTCCGCCGGCGGCGAGGTAAAGGCGGTCGGTTTGGAAAGCCGTCCGCAGCGCCGCCTCGGCGGCGATCTCGGTCGGCTCGGCAAAGGTCGCGCTGAACATGCCCGATCATAGCGCTCCGGCCCTTGGGCGCAATTCGCCCTTGCGCCGGCCTGCGGCATCGCCGATGGAGAGCGATGCGCGTGGACCAATTCGACTTCGACCTGCCCGAAGATCTGATCGCGTTGCGGCCGGCTGCGCCGCGCGACAGCGCGCGACTGCTGGTCGTCGGGCCGGACGGGGCGTTGGCGCATCGTCGCGTCCGCGATCTGCCGGCGCTCCTTGCGGCGGGCGATACGCTGGTCCTCAACGACACGAAGGTGATATCCGCGCGCCTGCGCGGCGTTCGCAGCGGTCGCGGCGCCACCGCGCCGAAGATCGAAGTGATGCTCCACAAGCGCCTCGCTCCGGACCGGTTCCTCGCCTTCGCGCGACCCGCGCGCAAGCTCGAGGCGGGCGATAGCCTCCTGCTCGGCGCGTCGCTGGCCGCCCGTGTGTGCCGCAAGGGCGAGGGTGGCGAGATCGAAGTCGCGTTCGAGACGTCGGGCGCCGCGCTCGACGCTGCCATCGCAATCGAGGGCGAGATTCCGCTGCCGCCCTATATCGCCGGCAAGCGCAAGCCGGACGATCGCGACCTCGCGGACTACCAGACCGTCTATGCCGCGCAGGACGGTTCGGTCGCCGCGCCGACCGCCGGCCTGCACTTCACGTCCGATCTGTTCGACGCGCTGCATGCGCAGGGCATCGGGCGCGAGATGGTCACGCTTCATGTCGGTGCCGGCACCTTCCTGCCGGTGAGCGCCGAAGACACCGCCGCCCACCGCATGCATGCCGAATGGGCGAGCGTCTCGGCGCGGACGGCGCAGCATCTCAATGTCGCGCGCGCGCGTGGCGGCCGCACCGTCGCGGTCGGCACCACCTCGCTGCGCACCCTGGAAAGCGCCGCGCGGGACGACGATACGGTTGCGCCGTTCGAAGGCGAGACCGATATCTTCATCCTGCCCGGCTACCGCTTCCGGGCGGTGGATGTGCTGCTCACCAATTTCCACCTGCCGCGCTCGACGCTGTTCATGCTGGTCAGCGCCTTCTGCGGCGGCGATGTCATGAAAGCGGCCTATGCCGAGGCGATCCGCGAGCGCTATCGCTTCTATTCCTATGGCGACGCGTGCCTTTTATTTCGTCCCGCGATACAAGTCGCCTCATGAGAACGCACAGGATACCTCTCGGATTGATTGCGTTTGCCGCGCTGCTCGCCTCAGCCGCCACCGCACAGTCATTGGCAGCGCTCAACGGCATGGACGCCTACAACCGGGGTGATATTCCCACGGCGTACCGCTTGCTGCGTGCCGCCGCCGATACCGGCGACGCGGAAGCCGAAGTCAATCTCGGCTACATGTACGCTCGCGGCCAGGGCGTCGCGGCCGACGACGTGGCGGCTTTTCGTCTCTATGAGAAATCCGCCGCGCAGGGCGATGGCGAAGGGATGAACGCGCTGGGCTACAAATATTATCACGGCTCCGGCGTGGCACAGAACACGCAGCAGGCAATCCACTGGCTTTGCCTTGCTGTGCTGGAAGGCAATCCCCGCGCAATGAACAATCTGGCGGGATTGCTTTATGCCGGATCGGATGTCGAACGCGATATCGCCGAGGCTGAATCGCTCTGGCTGCAGGCGGCAGCGCTCGGCCATACCAATGCGATGATGAACCTGGCCGGTTTGTACAGGCAGACCGATCCGGCGAAAGCAAAGGAATGGGTTGTGCGCGCTGCGGAAAAGGGCCAGCCGACCGCCCAACAGGTGCTGCGCAATGCCGGCTATCGCGGACCGCTGCCGCCGCCATTCGACGAGACCGGTGCAATGATCCCCTTCGTGAAACGCGCCGCCGGGCACGCGAAGATCTGCGGCCTGACGTCGTGACAAGCATCACGCGATGAGCAGCTTCGCCTTCGAGATTTCCGCCCGCGACGGCAAGGCCCGCACCGGCCTCATCCGCACGCCGCGCGGCGACATCCGCACGCCCGCCTTCATGCCGGTCGGCACCGCCGGCACGGTGAAGGCGATGATGCCGCAATCGGTGCGCGCGGCGGGCGCCGACATCCTGCTCGGCAACACCTATCACCTGATGCTGCGGCCGGGCGCCGAGCGCGTCGCACGCCTCGGCGGTCTGCATGCGTTCATGGATTGGGAGCGCCCCATCCTCACCGATTCCGGCGGCTTCCAGGTGATGTCGCTGGCCAAGCTGCGGAAGATCACCGAAGCCGGCGTCACGTTCCGCTCGCATATCGACGGCTCGGAGCAGTTCCTTTCGCCCGAGCGCGCGATGGAAATCCAGCGCCTGTTGGGCTCCGACATCCAGATGGTGCTGGACGAGTGTCCCGCCTATCCCGCCACCCGCGGCGACATCGAGGCATCGCTGGCGCTTTCGATGCGCTGGGCGGCGCGCTCGAAGACGGCGTTCGGCGAGCAGCCGGGACACGCCTGTTTCGGCATCGTGCAGGGCGGCGTCTTCGCCGACCTGCGCGTCCGCTCGGCGCAGGCATTGCGCGATATCGGCTTCGATGGTTACGCCATCGGCGGGCTCGCGGTGGGCGAATCGCAGGCCGCGATGTTCGAGACCATCGAGGCGACGGAACCCCATCTGCCGCCGGACCGGCCGCGCTATCTCATGGGGGTCGGCAAGCCCGACGATCTGGTGGGCGCGGTGCTGCGCGGGGTCGACATGTTCGATTGCGTTCTTCCGACCCGCTCGGGCCGCAACGGCCAGGCCTTCACCCGCGGCGGCACGGCGAATCTGCGCAATGCCCGCTTCGCCGACGATTCGGGGCCGCTCGATCCCGGGTGCGGCTGTCCCGCCTGCCGCCAGTTCAGCCGCGCCTATCTCCACCACCTCGTCAAATCCCAGGAGATCATGGCCTCGATGCTGCTGAGCTGGCACAACGTCCAATATTACCAGGACGTGATGGCCGAGCTGCGGGCGGGGATCGCCGCCGGCCGGGCGGCCGAGGTCGCCGCGCGGGTGATCGCCGCCTATCCCCGCGATTCGACGCCAAAAACCGACGAAAACCTCGATTGACCCTGACCCAACCCCCACATATGGTCCGCGCCCGCGCTGGACGGGCCCATAGCTCAGCGGCAGAGCATCTGACTTTTAATCAGAGGGTCGATGGTTCGATCCCATCTGGGCTCACCAGCGCAGGAAACCTCTCCTTGCACCACGCGTTCCCGATAGCGAATGCAGGGCTTTTCTTCCCCATTGGCGCCTATATTGTTGCCGCCAAGCAACAGATAAATGGGCCATTTGGTTGACAAAACTTGGCTCGTCGCGTTAAGTGAACTCTAGTTTGGTCAGGAGGATTTTCATGGTGCGGAAATTTGGTGCGGCCGTTATCGCGGCGGCTCTGTTGGTCTCGTCGGGTACGGCAGCGTTCGCGGCGGATCAGGCTGCGCTTGCTCCTGGCAAAGCCGCTGGCGTACGTGAAGCCGCGCTGCGCGCTCCGCTGTGGGTTTGGGTTGCCGGCGTCGGCTTCGTCGCGCTGGGCGTTGGCCTCGTCGCGTCGGGCAATGGCAATGGCCATTCGGGCGGATCGAGCACGACGACTCGCCTCTAAGCGAGACCGTTTCTTTCGAATCTACGAAAAGCGTTGACCTTCGCGGGTCAGCGCTTTTTGGTTTTGGTCGGGGAAGCGGCTGTTCGCGGAACAATCGCCGTCGAGCATGACGGTATGACGGTATCATGCGATTTTACCGCAGACGGCTCAGCCTTCACTGAGCGGCGGCCGTAGCAGTTCGATCTCCAGCGTCAGCCCATTGGGGTGGACGTTCTGGATCGACCGCCAGACCCGGCCGGTCGCGGCGCTCACCCAGTAGGAATTGGCAAAGCTCCAGTCCAGCCGCTCGGCCCGGCAGCTCTCATCCACCCGGATGGTATCGAGCTGCTTGCCGAGAATTGTGATCGGGTCGGGACCGGCCGGCACCATCCGGCAGACCACCGGAACGGAATAGATGCCGCGATCTGCGAAATCGGCGTTCCAGGTGAAGCTGTGCGGCCGGGTCCAGCCCGACGGATCGCCGGCGGCGGCCTGATAGCCCGTCAGGTCTGTCCCGAAGCCGGCCGTCCGGACGATCCGGCCGTTGCGTGTGGTGATCGCGACATGTGCGCCGGACGCCCACAGGCGCTCGCCATTGGTGTCGGTGGCCAGGAGGAGAACCTGCTCTCGCCCGCCATTGATGCGGATGCCCATCGTGGCATAGGGGATCGCGGCCGCCTGCTCGAGGCTGACCGGCGCATCGCGCGCGTCCCACGCCTCGCGCGCGGCCTTCAGCATGGAAAACCAGTCGCTTCCTTCCGAGCTGCATCCCGCCAGCAGGCCGGCGCAGGCGCAGCCCGCGGCGAAGCGATAGAGGCGCTTAAGGTGCGACGATGTCATCGATATGCTCCAGCACCACGCCGTAACTTTGCGGGCGCGTCTCCTGATACAGCGAATCGTCGTCGTCGAGCCGCTGGCCGCCGTCGCGGATCAGCGAGCGCAGGCGCAGATCGTAGGTCGACTGGCTGAAGAAGGGCAGGGCCCATTCCAATGGGATGTGGACGAGAATGCCCTTGTCGAAGCTGCCTTCGCCGAACTTCGAGAACGGCACATTGGTGAAGGTCGCGAAGGCGCCGATCTCGACACCCGTTTCGAAGCGTCGCGTGACTTCGATCGTGGCCCCGTAATCGCCGGCGAGATAGCGTCCGGCATGCACCGCGAAGTTCAGGCCGTACCACGGCGATTCGTAGTACATCGACGCGTGCCCCGTCAGCACGTGATAGTCCTGCAGCCCGAACAGCCGGTTGAAATCGCGCTGCCACACCTCATAGGCGTCGAGGCTGAACGCGACCCGCTCGCCTTCCGGACGCCACAGGATCTGCGCTCCGCCGCCCGCGAACATGTCCTCGAGGTAGCCCGCCTTGGCCTCGAAATAGACGTCGCGCGTCAGCCTGGTGCGGTACAGTGCATCGAGATTCGCGATGCCGTTGATGCCGTCCCGGAAATAGAGGTTCAGGTCGCTGCGCACATGCGGCAGCAAGCTGTTGGAATTCCGGCTCGTGTCGTAATTGTTGTAGATATTGCCCTCGAGCCGGGTCTCCAGCGTCAGCTTCGGCGTGATGTCGACGCTGGCGTTGACCGAACCGAGGACCTGGATCTGGATCGGCTGGTCCGGATCGAAGAACCCTTCGCGCAAGCCGGGACCGAAACTCCAATGGAAGCGTGGATAGGTCCCGTCCTGGGCTTGCTCCAGAACCGGATTGCTCAGCGGCGACAGGCTCGTGGAGACGGCGTCGCCGAGTTCGCGCGACGATCCGGAAGCCAGGGTGGCGCGTTCCAGCGCACTGCGCGCGATCTCGAAGTCGCGCAGCTCCACGCCGTTTCTGACGGTTATGATGTGGAAGACTTCGACGCCGGGCGGCGCGTCCGCCATCAGGACACGCGCCACCCGGCCCACAGCCTCGGTGTCCGTATTGTAGTGCGTGTTCGTGAAATACAGCCAGACCATCGCCGGCTCGACCGAGAGAGCCTCGACCTCGAGCGACTGTGCCGTGACGTCTTCGCGGATCTTCCGCGCGGTCGCGGCGGGATCGGTGGGCGGCGGCGCGGCGTCGGTCGCTGTCGGCTGCGTATCGTTTTCGGCGACCTGGACGCCCGTATGGGCGATCTTGCAGAACGCGATCCGGCCCGAGGGATCGTCGAGGTCGGATAGCGCGATCGTTTCGAGGTGCGGTGCCAGGCCCGCCACGATGCCGGCGTAGCGGTCGCACTGCCTGCTCGCGACGCGCTGGCTGAAATGCGCATCGACCACCAGCGTACGGCCCATGACGTCGACGGCGTGCACGCCGGTCGTCTCCGCCATCAGCGCCGACTCGATGACCAGGGCGTCGGCGTCCTGTGCGGGTCGCGGCAACTGCACCCAGGCATGCGCCGGAAGGGCGACCTGCTGCGGACGGTTGCGCATGATCAGCTGCGACAGCGCGGCCATCTGCTGCTCCACCGGGCGGATGACCGGCGCCGGAATGTCCGGCCCGAAGCGTTGCGGCGACAAAGGGATCGTCGGATCGACGCTGAAGCTGGCCGTGACGCCATAGGTCGAACCATAATACCAGCCGGCCGAAATCGAGGCGATGTCGTAGAGACGGTATGCGAGACCGACATTGACCGGCATGCGCACCTTGAAGCCGCCATTCACTTCGTTGACATAGGCGTCGCTGCTGTACTCCGCGAGCAGGTCGAGATTGTCGATCGGAGAATGCCAGATGACGCCGCCGAACAGGCCCATGGCCGGGCCGTGGAAGAACTGCCCGAAATTGACGGTGCCGCCGGTGGCGAGCGGCGACGATCGCGTCTTGAACGAATCCGAGATCAGCCCGAACGGATTGGGGAACGTATCGACCGAGGCGAGGCGTCCCCAGCCGAGGCCGGCGCTGACGTCGAAGTCGCTGATCCGCTTTGTGGCGACGAGATATTCGGCGCCATAGACGCCCGTGCCGAGCAGATCGCGGATGCCGAGGGAGATTTCAGGCCAGATTTCGTCCTCGCGCGACAGGCGCAATTTCAGGCCGAAGCTGCGGTCGTAGAGCGCCGGCGTGTTGAAGATGTGACCGACGCGGCTATAGCGGAACGAGCCTTCGAGCCAGGGCAGTATCTGGAACGCGATATTGTATCGCTGGCTTGTGTCGAGCAGCCCGATCGTCGCGGCGATCTGCCCGTCCGGTGCCATGCGCGCGCTCGGCATGTCCAGGATGCCGAGCTCGCCATAGGTGTCGCGCGGCGTGTAGGTGAGGTCTTCGGCGGACGCCGCACCGCAGCTGCCGGCACAGAACACCAGGACTGCCGCACTGACCCGGCCGCGCAGCTTTGGGCGCGCACGGCTTCGCATCCGTATCCGACGCGCGGTGCTCTGCTTCACTGCCTTGAATTTCTCTAGCCCAGCCGCATTGTATGGCCGCTGAGCAAAAATCTGACAAGGCAGTTGATGCGATTTGCCCGCGCTATCAAGGAGATAACGCCATGCTATCGGCATGGCCCGGCGCTCGCCTCACATTTGACCGCTCCGGTTCGCTGGTTCGCAGATTTGCGGCCGCGACGACCGGAGGATTGCCAAAAGGAAATCCGCGCTTTGGCGCAAGCGGTTATTTTGATTGAAGAATTGGGCCTTGCGCGTTTGCGCCCCGCCCAGTAAGAACCATGCGGCATAATCGAATTGGAATGCGGGCGGCGATGAAGCCTTTGTCTTGGGACCGGCTAATGTGTGTCGCTCGCCGGTTCGCGCGACAGTTTGCTTTCGGCGCGGGAGCCTTGGGATTGCTGGCGCTGCTTGTGCTGCCGGCGCTTCCCGGCGCCGAGGCGCAATCGCTTCCCAGCGCCGCCGATGCTTTGCGCATGTTGCAGGAGCGTCAGGGCGGCGGGAACACGGACGAGGTTCCGGACCTCGATCCGACCGCCAGGCCGAGCGTCCAGACCTTCACCCCTGCGGCGCTGCCGGCCGGCAGCGCGCCGTCATCGCATCTCGAAGAGGCATATTCGCGCCGCGCCAGCGATACGCTCCAGCAATTCGGCTATGACGCGCTGGGCGTTCCGTCCGCCGTGTCGATCACCCAATCCGGCGCCATTCCCGACGGCTATGTGCTGGGACGGGACGACGAACTCGTGATTTCGCTCCGCGGACAGGAGAACTCCAGCTATCGCGTGCGCGTGGATCGTGACGGCCGTGTAACCTTGCCCAGGCTCGCGCCCATTCTGGCGGCCGGCCGGCGCTTCGGCGATTTCCGTGCCGATGTCGAGTCGCAGGTCGGGCGCGCTTATCTTTCTACCCAGGTCTTCGTCACGATCGGCAATATCCATCAGCTCTCGATCCTGGTGGCCGGCGAAGTCCGTGCGCCGGGCGTGCGCACGCTGAGTGCGCTGGCAAGTCCGCTCGATGCGATCCTGCTGTCGGGCGGCGTCAAGAAGACGGGCAGCTTGCGGAACGTGAAGGTGATCAGCGCCGGGACGACGCGGACGATCGATCTCTATTCCATCGTTGCGGAGGGCCGTTCCGGCAGCCTCGGCTCGCTGCGCGACGGCGACAGGATCTACATCCCTCCGCTCGGCCCGACCGCCGCCGTGTCCGGGTCGGTGGCGCGGCCCGCCATCTACGAACTTCCGCCGGGCGTCATCGGAATGCGGGTTTCCGAGCTGCTTCGTCTTGCCGGCGGACCGGCCATCGCCGCGGCCTATACGCTTTCCAAGATCGATGTGCGCCGCGACGGAACCCTGTCGCTCGATCCGACGACGAGGAACGGCCTTGTGCGCGACGGCGAAGTGCTTGTCGTCAGCGAGACCCGCGGCGGAATGTCGGGCCGGGTCTGGATGCGCGGTGAAATCGTCGCGCCCGGCGTGCGGCCCTTGTCGACCATTCCGACCATCGGCGCCGCCTTTCGCTCGGCGCGCGATTTGACGCCGTTTGCGTATACACCGCTCGCGTTGGTGCGGCGCCGCGATCCGGTGACCAATTCGATCACCTTGATCCCGGTGTCGCTCACGGCCGTGATCCGTCATGCCGTCGACCTGCCGCTTCAGGATGACGATACGGTCTTCATTCTCAGCCGGCGCCAGATGTCCGCCCTGGCCAGCCTTGTCACCAAGGACGTGAATTCCGCTTATGAGCCGCCGGGGGTCAAGGATGCCAAGAAGCCCGGCACGCGCGATGTCGCCGGCCAGGCGGATGATCTGACCCTCCCATCGGAGTCGGGCGCGGCGCCGTCCGCGCTGTCTTCGGCGGCAGCGGCCTTGGCGGCATCGAACCCGGCGGTCGCCGCGGGCGGTCTGCGCCGGCGCCAGGAGGGTGGCTTTGGCGACGATCTGCGGTTCCGCAGTGCCGGGCAGGCCGACAATACCGAAGCGGCCGCGTTGGCGAGCGCCCAAGCCTTGGGCGCCAGCAACGGCATCAACAATGCGCCGGCCACGCAGCGTTCCGATGACGACATCGTCGATGAGGTCGCCGGCCTCGTCGGCGTGACGCCGGATGCGCTGCAGCGGCTGGCGGTCGACAACCTCGTCTGGGTCATGAACGAAGTGCGCGAGCCCGGGCCCTATCTCGCCGGCAGCGGCACGTCCATCGACGACATGGTCCAGGCGGCGGGCGGTCCGCAGCAGCGTGCCGATCTTTCCAGCATCGAAGTCACCTCGACCTTGGTGGATCAGCGGACGGGCGCGACCCATACGACGCGCCAGAACTTCGCCCAGGCCGACGGGCAGATGGCGCTTGCGTCGATCCGTCCGATGGATGTCATCCGCCTGCGCTCGGTCTACACCGACCGCGACGAGGGCACGGTCTCGGTCGCGGGCGAAGTCCGGTTCCCGGGCGTGTTCGACATCACGCGTGACGAACGCCTGTCCTCGCTTCTCCAGCGTGCGGGCGGCGTGTCCGAAGTGGCCTATCCCTACGGCGCGATCTTCACGCGGAAGAATGCGGCGCTCGCCGAAAAGGAAGGCTATGAGCGCACCGCGCGCCAGCTCGAAAGCCAGATTCCGACCCTGCTCGCCAAACAGGGCGAAGGTGAGCCCGGCCAGACCGCGACGAGCCAGTATCTGAGCACCCTGGCGCGCAATCTGCGCGACACGCCGGCGCTTGGCCGCATCGTCATCACCGCCGATCCGACGGTACTTGCGACGCGGCCGGAACTCGATTTCGTGCTGCAGCCGGGCGACACGCTGTACATTCCCAAGCGTCCGTCCGACGTCACCGTTTCCGGCGAAGTTCTCAATACCGGCTCCTTCCAGTACCGCGCGGGGCTGCGCTATTCGGACTACATCCGGCTGGCCGGCGGCGAAACCCAGCAGGCCGACGATTCGCGCATTTTCATCGTGCTACCGGACGGCAGCGCGACGCCGATCGGAAGCGACTGGCTGTCCTTCGGCGGCGGCAGCAATATCCCGCCCGGCTCTACGATCGTGATTCCGCGCGATATCGCGCCCTTCAGCTGGTCGCAATTCGTGAAGGATGCGGCGCAGATCGTGAGTCAGCTCGCCATCAGCGCAGCGTCGCTGGCGGTCCTGAATCGGAACAGCAATTAGGCGGTGGTGCCGAGCCTGGCCTGCGCATAGTGATCGCGGAACCAGCCATAGGTGCTCCGCAGCCCATCCGCGAGCGGAATGTGCGCGCGCCAGCCTTGCTCCGTCAGCCGGCTGACGTCCAGCAATTTGCGCGGAGTGCCATCCGGGCGTGAGGCGTCGAACGCCAGCGCACCCTCATAGCCGACGACGGCT
The nucleotide sequence above comes from Rhizomicrobium sp.. Encoded proteins:
- a CDS encoding YjbH domain-containing protein produces the protein MRSRARPKLRGRVSAAVLVFCAGSCGAASAEDLTYTPRDTYGELGILDMPSARMAPDGQIAATIGLLDTSQRYNIAFQILPWLEGSFRYSRVGHIFNTPALYDRSFGLKLRLSREDEIWPEISLGIRDLLGTGVYGAEYLVATKRISDFDVSAGLGWGRLASVDTFPNPFGLISDSFKTRSSPLATGGTVNFGQFFHGPAMGLFGGVIWHSPIDNLDLLAEYSSDAYVNEVNGGFKVRMPVNVGLAYRLYDIASISAGWYYGSTYGVTASFSVDPTIPLSPQRFGPDIPAPVIRPVEQQMAALSQLIMRNRPQQVALPAHAWVQLPRPAQDADALVIESALMAETTGVHAVDVMGRTLVVDAHFSQRVASRQCDRYAGIVAGLAPHLETIALSDLDDPSGRIAFCKIAHTGVQVAENDTQPTATDAAPPPTDPAATARKIREDVTAQSLEVEALSVEPAMVWLYFTNTHYNTDTEAVGRVARVLMADAPPGVEVFHIITVRNGVELRDFEIARSALERATLASGSSRELGDAVSTSLSPLSNPVLEQAQDGTYPRFHWSFGPGLREGFFDPDQPIQIQVLGSVNASVDITPKLTLETRLEGNIYNNYDTSRNSNSLLPHVRSDLNLYFRDGINGIANLDALYRTRLTRDVYFEAKAGYLEDMFAGGGAQILWRPEGERVAFSLDAYEVWQRDFNRLFGLQDYHVLTGHASMYYESPWYGLNFAVHAGRYLAGDYGATIEVTRRFETGVEIGAFATFTNVPFSKFGEGSFDKGILVHIPLEWALPFFSQSTYDLRLRSLIRDGGQRLDDDDSLYQETRPQSYGVVLEHIDDIVAP
- a CDS encoding SLBB domain-containing protein gives rise to the protein MLALLVLPALPGAEAQSLPSAADALRMLQERQGGGNTDEVPDLDPTARPSVQTFTPAALPAGSAPSSHLEEAYSRRASDTLQQFGYDALGVPSAVSITQSGAIPDGYVLGRDDELVISLRGQENSSYRVRVDRDGRVTLPRLAPILAAGRRFGDFRADVESQVGRAYLSTQVFVTIGNIHQLSILVAGEVRAPGVRTLSALASPLDAILLSGGVKKTGSLRNVKVISAGTTRTIDLYSIVAEGRSGSLGSLRDGDRIYIPPLGPTAAVSGSVARPAIYELPPGVIGMRVSELLRLAGGPAIAAAYTLSKIDVRRDGTLSLDPTTRNGLVRDGEVLVVSETRGGMSGRVWMRGEIVAPGVRPLSTIPTIGAAFRSARDLTPFAYTPLALVRRRDPVTNSITLIPVSLTAVIRHAVDLPLQDDDTVFILSRRQMSALASLVTKDVNSAYEPPGVKDAKKPGTRDVAGQADDLTLPSESGAAPSALSSAAAALAASNPAVAAGGLRRRQEGGFGDDLRFRSAGQADNTEAAALASAQALGASNGINNAPATQRSDDDIVDEVAGLVGVTPDALQRLAVDNLVWVMNEVREPGPYLAGSGTSIDDMVQAAGGPQQRADLSSIEVTSTLVDQRTGATHTTRQNFAQADGQMALASIRPMDVIRLRSVYTDRDEGTVSVAGEVRFPGVFDITRDERLSSLLQRAGGVSEVAYPYGAIFTRKNAALAEKEGYERTARQLESQIPTLLAKQGEGEPGQTATSQYLSTLARNLRDTPALGRIVITADPTVLATRPELDFVLQPGDTLYIPKRPSDVTVSGEVLNTGSFQYRAGLRYSDYIRLAGGETQQADDSRIFIVLPDGSATPIGSDWLSFGGGSNIPPGSTIVIPRDIAPFSWSQFVKDAAQIVSQLAISAASLAVLNRNSN
- a CDS encoding YjbF family lipoprotein; the encoded protein is MTSSHLKRLYRFAAGCACAGLLAGCSSEGSDWFSMLKAAREAWDARDAPVSLEQAAAIPYATMGIRINGGREQVLLLATDTNGERLWASGAHVAITTRNGRIVRTAGFGTDLTGYQAAAGDPSGWTRPHSFTWNADFADRGIYSVPVVCRMVPAGPDPITILGKQLDTIRVDESCRAERLDWSFANSYWVSAATGRVWRSIQNVHPNGLTLEIELLRPPLSEG
- a CDS encoding DapH/DapD/GlmU-related protein, translating into MFSATFAEPTEIAAEAALRTAFQTDRLYLAAGGRLHFSGAITLGPDVVFQGTCRLDGPLNVEQGCQLTDVTLGAGCNVRAHSVLARLAAGRNNIFGPFCFIRDDCVAGDDCILGAHLEAARSRFGSGVKISHRAFIGDAVLGDETIVGAGVVFCNYDAGRRLATTVGARVVVGSGALIVPPLTIGDGAMIAAGSVVTKDVAPGARLIQKRG
- a CDS encoding PIG-L deacetylase family protein, whose product is MSPRKIVVIAPHPDDETLGAGGTIARFAAEGAEVAILVVSGHLPPVYKPEVFETTLREANAAFQVMGVAHSEFLRIPATKVHETPVAELNGAIHGFVRRHAPDTVLMPFPDRHIDHRAIFDACVVACRPVGPAFPRTVLCYETLSETHWNVPGIEASFVPEYFVDTTAYMDKKRAALSAYASQIDEAPSRSIEACMALAKFRGSQNGCGYAEAFKVVRIVV
- a CDS encoding tetratricopeptide repeat protein — translated: MIAFAALLASAATAQSLAALNGMDAYNRGDIPTAYRLLRAAADTGDAEAEVNLGYMYARGQGVAADDVAAFRLYEKSAAQGDGEGMNALGYKYYHGSGVAQNTQQAIHWLCLAVLEGNPRAMNNLAGLLYAGSDVERDIAEAESLWLQAAALGHTNAMMNLAGLYRQTDPAKAKEWVVRAAEKGQPTAQQVLRNAGYRGPLPPPFDETGAMIPFVKRAAGHAKICGLTS
- the tgt gene encoding tRNA guanosine(34) transglycosylase Tgt; protein product: MSSFAFEISARDGKARTGLIRTPRGDIRTPAFMPVGTAGTVKAMMPQSVRAAGADILLGNTYHLMLRPGAERVARLGGLHAFMDWERPILTDSGGFQVMSLAKLRKITEAGVTFRSHIDGSEQFLSPERAMEIQRLLGSDIQMVLDECPAYPATRGDIEASLALSMRWAARSKTAFGEQPGHACFGIVQGGVFADLRVRSAQALRDIGFDGYAIGGLAVGESQAAMFETIEATEPHLPPDRPRYLMGVGKPDDLVGAVLRGVDMFDCVLPTRSGRNGQAFTRGGTANLRNARFADDSGPLDPGCGCPACRQFSRAYLHHLVKSQEIMASMLLSWHNVQYYQDVMAELRAGIAAGRAAEVAARVIAAYPRDSTPKTDENLD
- the queA gene encoding tRNA preQ1(34) S-adenosylmethionine ribosyltransferase-isomerase QueA, which gives rise to MDQFDFDLPEDLIALRPAAPRDSARLLVVGPDGALAHRRVRDLPALLAAGDTLVLNDTKVISARLRGVRSGRGATAPKIEVMLHKRLAPDRFLAFARPARKLEAGDSLLLGASLAARVCRKGEGGEIEVAFETSGAALDAAIAIEGEIPLPPYIAGKRKPDDRDLADYQTVYAAQDGSVAAPTAGLHFTSDLFDALHAQGIGREMVTLHVGAGTFLPVSAEDTAAHRMHAEWASVSARTAQHLNVARARGGRTVAVGTTSLRTLESAARDDDTVAPFEGETDIFILPGYRFRAVDVLLTNFHLPRSTLFMLVSAFCGGDVMKAAYAEAIRERYRFYSYGDACLLFRPAIQVAS